The Pyrus communis chromosome 9, drPyrComm1.1, whole genome shotgun sequence genome has a segment encoding these proteins:
- the LOC137744327 gene encoding uncharacterized protein encodes METYTTWYHHGERLDQASSSYATRVETVESNVDPNEQVMNILNDVYPYASSNTNQEGGDDGCPTMDSEAFKNYEKLLKNAKQELYPGCENFSVLTTIVELMHGKIKFRLSNKCFDYFLGVIKRMLPKENCLPEDHKRAQKVLKGLGLGYEKIHACVNNCILFYKENKQLDKCPVCNEPRFKMTSQNRKTKIPQKVMRYLPLKPRLQRLYMSMHTATDMRWHKEGRVNDDVMRHPADGEAWKAFDRMYPDFAADPRNVRLGLATDGFNPFGVLNQTHSTWPVVVFPYNLPPWKCMKKEYMMLTLLITEDPGKSIDVYLRPLVDELKDLWENGVCTYDKYTGQMFTMRAAMMWTVNDFPAYAMVFGWMTKGYLACPICKENVTSSWHARKVCYLGHRRWLPWDNEWRQNDKAFHGTKETRPRPREWSGDEILDQLNCLEFGHFGKGVSKPRPTTHLNWTHKSMLFELPYWSKLKMRHNLDVMHIEKNVFDTLVGTILDIEGKTKDTIEARLDLERMGIRSSLWMKRVGGTLM; translated from the coding sequence ATGGAGACGTATACTACTTGGTATCATCATGGAGAACGATTAGACCAAGCTTCGTCTTCATACGCGACACGAGTGGAGACTGTTGAATCTAAtgtggatcctaatgaacaagttATGAATATTCTAAATGACGTTTATCCATATGCCTCGAGTAACACCAATCAGGAAGGGGGAGATGACGGTTGTCCAACCATGGATAGTGAGGCATTCAAAAACTATGAAAAGCTATTGAAAAATGCGAAGCAAGAATTATATCCGGGTTGCGAGAATTTTTCGGTGCTCACAACAATTGTGGAGTTGATGCATGGCAAGATCAAGTTTCGTTTGTCAAACAAgtgttttgattattttttgggaGTTATCAAGAGGATGCTTCCAAAGGAGAATTGTTTACCTGAAGATCATAAAAGAGCCCAAAAAGTGTTGAAGGGTCTCGGATTGGGGtatgaaaaaattcatgcaTGTGTAAATAATTGTATATTGTTTTATAAAGAGAACAAACAattggataaatgccctgtTTGCAATGAGCCGAGGTTTAAAATGACCTCACAGAATAGAAAGACCAAGATTCCACAAAAAGTAATGCGTTATCTTCCATTGAAGCCTAGGTTGCAGCGATTGTACATGTCGATGCATACCGCAACCGACATGAGATGGCATAAAGAAGGACGAGTAAATGATGATGTTATGAGGCATCCTGCAGATGGAGAGGCATGGAAAGCATTCGATCGGATGTACCCAGATTTTGCAGCTGACCCGCGCAACGTCAGATTGGGACTTGCCACTGACGGATTTAATCCGTTCGGGGTTTTAAATCAAACCCACAGCACTTGGCCGGTTGTCGTATTTCCTTATAATCTGCCGCCTTGGAagtgcatgaaaaaagaatacatgatgTTAACTTTATTAATTACTGAAGATCCAGGAAAGTCCATTGATGTTTATTTGCGGCCGTTGGTTGATGAGCTAAAAGATTTATGGGAAAACGGTGTTTGTACGTACGATAAGTATACTGGGCAGATGTTTACCATGCGAGCGGCAATGATGTGGACAGTAAACGATTTTCCCGCATATGCAATGGTTTTTGGGTGGATGACTAAGGGTTATTTGGCATGTCCAATATGCAAGGAGAACGTAACATCTTCTTGGCATGCAAGAAAAGTTTGTTATCTTGGTCATCGTAGATGGCTGCCTTGGGACAACGAGTGGCGTCAGAACGATAAAGCTTTCCATGGCACAAAAGAGACTCGGCCAAGACCAAGAGAATGGTCCGGAGATGAGATTTTGGATCAATTAAACTGTTTGGAATTTGGTCATTTCGGCAAAGGGGTCAGTAAGCCTAGACCAACTACACATCTGAACTGGACACACAAGAGTATGTTATTTGAGCTCCCGTACTGGTCAAAGTTAAAAATGAGACACAACCTCGATGTTATGCATattgagaaaaatgtgtttgatactTTGGTCGGGACAATTCTAGACATTGAAGGAAAAACGAAGGACACGATCGAAGCTCGCCTCGATTTGGAACGAATGGGCATTAGGTCATCCTTGTGGATGAAGAGAGTTGGTGGTACATTGATGTAG
- the LOC137744085 gene encoding uncharacterized protein: MSQLITRCRSVTNAPPALSASTAPAVSAPLISEPTPFAEATPTASQVPVSSTSSVSVEQLSARRPHRRRREPEPSDHTSSESRVECEASHLAKKNTRGPSRMLKQSQSARQAASKIKIAYDAQHRGAATSQQHSFIASSCGVVIRDNCPFQWESWAEIPEETKIMVRHELSVIYDLEDITLEVMNYLEETLANRYKNWKSTFHTFFKRWDDPEIARLHVPSELKDRPDDWEWLCKHFTDPKFVKKSVAGQKARESKTLLHHSGSKPFSYRLQTRREEGSKFPAIDMFKDVYVRPGQEITEQFHATMVEKSTFVLQEATSQLPPETPIEDVTIPEDVGFQIMTDVLDQNLGRRRGKVVRCMGKAQIRETGASSSRSNAEVDALKEEVTTLKAQGEQMKEQLRAQGKEMRSYAGAWRDLVQAIQMSGLQISLPALHLGPPSTSEPPRPADT; this comes from the exons ATGTCGCAGTTGATCACTCGTTGTCGGAGTGTGACCAATGCACCTCCTGCATTATCAGCATCTACGGCTCCAGCCGTGAGTGCTCCATTGATTAGCGAGCCTACACCTTTTGCTGAGGCCACTCCTACGGCGTCCCAGGTGCCCGTATCATCGACATCATCAGTGTCAGTTGAGCAGCTCAGTGCACGGCGGCCTCATCGGCGGCGCCGTGAGCCGGAACCTTCTGATCACACTTCATCGGAATCCAGAGTCGAGTGTGAGGCCTCCCATCTAG CTAAAAAAAACACCAGAGGGCCTAGTCGAATGCTGAAGCAGTCACAGAGCGCACGACAGGCCGCCTCCAAGATCAAGATTGCGTATGACGCGCAACATCGTGGAGCAGCTACCTCACAGCAACATAGCTTCATTGCTAGTAGCTGTGGTGTTGTTATTCGAGACAATTGTCCTTTTCAGTGGGAGTCTTGGGCAGAAATTCCCGAGGAGACGAAGATAATGGTGCGACACGAGTTGTCg GTCATTTATGATCTTGAGGACATAACCCTTGAGGTCATGAACTACTTAGAGGAGACCTTAGCAAACCGGTACAAAAATTGGAAGAGCACTTTTCACACGTTTTTTAAGCGATGGGATGATCCAGAGATTGCTCGCCTACATGTTCCAAGCGAGTTAAAGGACCGGCCAGATGATTGGGAGTGGCTCTGCAAACATTTTACGGACCCaaaatttgtg AAGAAATCTGTTGCTGGCCAAAAAGCTCGTGAGTCAAAGACACTTCTCCACCATTCCGGTTCGAAGCCCTTTTCGTATAGGCTTCAGACACGACGTGAG gagGGTTCTAAGTTCCCAGCAATCGACATGTTCAAGGACGTTTACGTTCGACCTGGTCAGGAGATTACTGAGCAGTTTCAT GCTACTATGGTGGAAAAGAGCACTTTTGTTCTCCAAGAAGCAACATCGCAGCTTCCCCCGGAGACCCCGATCGAGGACGTCACGATACCTGAGGATGTAGGTTTTCAGATCATGACTGATGTCCTGGATCAGAACTTAGGTCGTCGTCGTGGCAAGGTTGTTCGGTGTATGGGGAAAGCACAGATTCGTGAAACGGGTGCCTCTTCTTCCAGATCAAACGCAGAGGTAGATGCATTGAAGGAGGAAGTGACAACCCTAAAGGCCCAGGGTGAGCAGATGAAGGAGCAGCTGAGGGCCCAGGGCAAGGAGATGAGGTCATATGCCGGGGCGTGGAGAGACCTTGTACAAGCCATACAGATGTCTGGCCTTCAAATCTCACTACCAGCACTTCATCTTGGTCCACCTTCGACCTCAGAGCCACCTCGTCCTGCTGATACCTAG